From the Garra rufa chromosome 17, GarRuf1.0, whole genome shotgun sequence genome, one window contains:
- the nutf2l gene encoding nuclear transport factor 2, like, giving the protein MAEKPMWEQIGSGFVQHYYQQFDTDRVKLADLYTEASCLTWEGEGFQGKTAIMTKLSSLPFQTIQHIITAQDHHPTPDSCVMSMVMGQLKADQDQVMGFQQVFLLKNVDNKWVCTNDMFRLALHNFGA; this is encoded by the exons ATGGCGGAGAAACCGATGTGGGAGCAAATCGGCAGTGGATTCGTACAACACTATTATCAGCAGTTTGATACAGACCGCGTGAAGCTCGCCGATTTGTAT ACTGAGGCTTCCTGTTTGACATGGGAAGGGGAGGGATTTCAAGGGAAGACTGCAATTATGACCAAACTAAGT AGCCTTCCCTTTCAGACCATTCAGCACATTATCACCGCTCAGGACCATCACCCCACTCCAGACAGCTGTGTCATGAGTATGGTTATGGGCCAGCTCAAA GCTGATCAAGACCAAGTTATGGGCTTTCAACAAGTCTTCTTGCTGAAGAATGTAGATAACAAATGGGTCTGCACCAACGACATGTTCCGATTAGCTCTTCATAACTTTGGAGCATAG
- the ngly1 gene encoding peptide-N(4)-(N-acetyl-beta-glucosaminyl)asparagine amidase, whose translation MSGSQGVTALCENPTEVFLDVSKLLITYADNILRNPNEDKYRSIRIGNPTFSTKLLPIKGAVECLFEMGFEEAETHLVFPKSASVEKLRQVRETIATERDQRLGASKAASSQQSARVPPSSAPPPPLPSASSASCASTTAVPTPAPAALPFTSSSVTFLRTLQSNFQHVLIYESPELQQKALKCVPHELLRSRAKERLKHAKDADPACSLSEEDMLVLELLQWFKGDFFSWVDNLPCSQCGGATQASGSLPPSNDDLRWDAGRVENHYCHTCQLSTRFPRYNHPEKLLETRRGRCGEWANCFTLLCRALGLEARYIWDSTDHVWTEVYSQSQHRWLHCDSCENTCDKPLLYEIGWGKKLSYILAFSKDQVVDVTWRYSCKHPEVLSRRTQVQDTWLLHTLNGLNATRQQSLGAERKQQLLQRLLVELVEFISPKTPTSGELGGRISGSLAWRVARGETDGSDTKGDEQEHVFIPSESEKQNKLFHICYNMTKNCYFRRSNGQETIPGWQRGAWKTENVFRKEEHDWQMVYLARTEGSSFGKISWRFNCAPVGMKIKSASVRAFSQTFHSGSVRWSLRSAETTVEFPGDGELHSSSSLSGGKELIVEAELTGGEGEASWQHAQLFRQSLKDEEKVLFEILVEMEES comes from the exons ATGTCTGGGTCTCAAGGAGTCACTGCTTTGTGTGAAAATCCCACGGAAGTGTTTCTGGATGTTTCTAAATTGCTCATTACATACGCGGACAATATTCTTAG AAACCCAAATGAGGATAAATACAGATCAATTCGTATCGGAAACCCAACATTTTCCACCAAGCTTCTACCTATCAAAGGAGCAGTTGAATGTCTCTTTGAGATGGGATTTGAGGAG GCTGAAACCCACCTGGTGTTTCCTAAGTCAGCATCTGTGGAGAAGTTGAGGCAGGTGCGGGAGACAATTGCCACTGAGAGGGACCAGAGACTTGGTGCAAGCAAAGCTGCATCCAGCCAACAAAGTGCTAGAGTTCCTCCAAGTTCTGCCCCACCACCACCACTACCTTCTGCTTCTTCTGCAAGCTGTGCTTCTACCACTGCTGTCCCTACACCTGCACCAGCTGCTTTGCCATTCACC TCAAGCAGCGTGACATTTCTTAGGACTCTGCAGTCAAACTTTCAACATGTGTTGATATACGAGAGCCCTGAATTGCAGCAGAAAGCTCTGAAGTGCGTACCTCATGAACTGCTGAGATCCAGGGCTAAAGAGCGCTTGAAACATGCCAAGGATGCGGATCCAG CATGCAGTCTAAGTGAGGAGGACATGTTAGTTCTAGAGCTGTTGCAGTGGTTCAAAGGGGACTTCTTTTCCTGGGTGGACAATCTGCCATGTAGCCAATGTGGAGGTGCAACCCAGGCTTCTGGATCCCTCCCTCCCTCAAATGATGACCTACGCTGGGATGCAGGCCGTGTAGAAAACCATTACTGTCACACCTGCCAACTCTCCACTAGATTCCCAAG GTATAATCACCCAGAGAAGCTTCTGGAGACCAGGAGAGGGCGTTGTGGAGAATGGGCCAACTGTTTCACGCTGCTCTGCCGAGCCTTAGGCCTCGAGGCCAGATATATCTGGGACAGCACAG ATCACGTGTGGACCGAGGTCTATTCTCAATCACAGCATCGCTGGCTACACTGTGACTCTTGTGAGAACACATGCGATAAACCCCTACTGTATGAAATCGGCTGGGGGAAGAAACTCTCCTACATCCTGGCGTTCTCTAAGGATCAGGTTGTGGATGTGACATGGAGGTACTCCTGTAAACACCCAGAGGTCCTTTCCAGACGCACACAGGTACAGGACACATGGCTGCTTCATACGCTTAATGGACTCAACGCTACG AGGCAGCAGTCTCTAGGAGCAGAGAGGAAGCAGCAGCTGTTGCAAAGACTgctggtggagctggtggagtTTATTTCTCCCAAGACTCCGACATCTGGAGAGCTGGGAGGGCGCATCTCAGGATCTCTGGCTTGGAGGGTGGCTCGAGGGGAGACTGACGGAAGTGACACTAAAGGG GATGAACAGGAACATGTCTTCATTCCTTCAGAATCTGAAAAGCAAAACAAGTTATTCCACATTTGCTACAACATGACCAAAAACTGTTACTTCAGACGGAGCAATGGCCAAGAGACTATCCCAGGATGGCAGAGAGGTGCTTGGAAGACAGAAAATGTGTTCAGGAAAGAAGAGCATGACTGGCAGATG GTGTATTTGGCACGAACAGAGGGCTCCTCCTTTGGGAAGATAAGCTGGAGATTTAACTGCGCTCCAGTAGGAATGAAGATAAAGTCCGCTTCGGTCCGAGCCTTCAGCCAGACCTTCCATTCAGGCAGCGTGCGCTGGAGTTTACGTTCTGCCGAGACCACCGTAGAGTTCCCTGGAG ATGGTGAACTGCACTCCTCTTCAAGTCTGTCCGGAGGCAAAGAGCTGATTGTGGAGGCGGAGCTCACAGGAGGAGAGGGTGAAGCGTCATGGCAACATGCTCAGCTCTTCAGACAGAGTTTAAAAGACGAGGAGAAAGTTCTATTTGAAATTTTGGTTGAGATGGAAGAGTCTTAG
- the kat2b gene encoding histone acetyltransferase KAT2B — translation MSESTGIPQGSPAVGAAGSAPAAPGVGGTECSSAAVGSARIAVKKAQLRSSPRPKKLEKLGVYSSCKAEGACKCNGWKSQNPPPTPPPPTPPRAEQPIAVNLMEPCRSCSHALGDHVTHLENVSEEEMNRLLGIVLDVEYLYTCVHKEEDPDTKQVYFSLFKLLRKCILQMGRPVVEALESPPFEKPSIEQGVNNFVQYKFSHLPSKERQTIVELAKMFLNQINYWQLETPSQRRQRAPDDDVAGYKVNYTRWLCYCNVPQFCDSLPRYEATQIFGRTFLRSVFTVMRKQLLEQARQEKDKLPPEKRTLILTHFPKFLSMLEEEVYSHNSPIWSEDFMVGLSGGQIPTVISAPPVTRPLYYSSSPAPVELAGGGSVSPARKTASALEPSPGGEKRKPSEPLSHEDSKRPRVVGDIPMELINEVMSTITDPTAMLGPETSLLSAHSARDEAARLEERRGVIEFHVIGNSLNQKPNKKILMWLVGLQNVFSHQLPRMPKEYITRLVFDPKHKTLSLIKDGRVIGGICFRMFPTQGFTEIVFCAVTSNEQVKGYGTHLMNHLKEYHIKHEILNFLTYADEYAIGYFKKQGFSKDIKVPKSKYVGYIKDYEGATLMGCELNPCIPYTEFSVIIKKQKEIIKKLIERKQAQIRKVYPGLSCFKEGVRQIAIESIPGIRETGWKPLGKSKELKDPDQLYSTLKNILQQVKSHQNAWPFMEPVKKNEAPGYYQVIRFPMDLKTMSERLKSRYYTTRKLFMADMQRIFTNCREYNPPESEYYKCANLLEKFFYTKIKEAGLIDK, via the exons GCTGAAGGAGCTTGTAAGTGTAATGGCTGGAAGAGTCAAAACCCACCACCAACTCCACCCCCTCCAACCCCGCCCAGGGCTGAGCAGCCAATTGCTGTTAACTTAATGGAGCCGTGCAGAAGTTGCAGCCACGCCCTCG GTGACCATGTGACACACCTGGAGAATGTTTCAGAAGAGGAGATGAACAGACTGCTTGGAATTGTACTGGATGTGGAGTACTTGTACACATGTGTCCATAAAGAAGAGGATCCTGACACTAAACAAGTTTACTTCTCTCTCTTCAAA CTGTTACGGAAATGCATCCTGCAGATGGGAAGGCCAGTGGTAGAAGCTCTGGAAAGCCCACCTTTCGAAAAACCAAGCATCGAACAG GGTGTGAACAATTTTGTGCAGTACAAGTTTAGCCACCTACCATCAAAGGAGAGGCAAACTATTGTGGAGCTTGCAAAGATGTTCCTCAACCAGATCAACTATTGGCAGCTAGAGACACCCTCACAAAGGAGGCAAAGAGCACCTGATGACGATGTGGCTGGTTATAAAGTCAATTACACCAG GTGGCTGTGTTATTGTAACGTGCCCCAGTTCTGTGACAGTCTCCCTCGGTATGAGGCCACACAGATTTTCGGCCGTACTTTCCTACGCTCTGTGTTCACTGTAATGAGGAAGCAGCTGCTGGAACAGGCCCGGCAGGAGAAAGACAAACTACCACCTGAGAAACGCACACTCATTCTCACACATTTCCCCAA GTTTTTGTCTATGCTGGAGGAAGAGGTTTATAGTCATAATTCGCCCATCTGGAGTGAAGATTTCATGGTTGGTTTATCAGGTGGACAGATTCCCACAG TGATCAGTGCTCCACCCGTGACCCGCCCCCTGTACTACAGCAGTAGTCCCGCCCCAGTGGAGCTGGCTGGAGGAGGCAGTGTAAGTCCGGCCCGGAAAACAGCGTCCGCTTTAGAGCCCAGTCCAG GTGGAGAAAAGCGAAAGCCTTCTGAGCCGTTGTCTCACGAAGATAGCAAACGACCCCGTGTGGTTGGTGACATTCCTATGGAATTAATTAATGAAGTCATGTCTACCATTACAGACCCTACTGCCATGCTGGGACCAGAG ACCAGTCTTCTCTCAGCTCATTCTGCGCGTGATGAAGCTGCTCGATTAGAGGAGAGGCGCGGCGTCATTGAGTTCCACGTCATTGGAAACTCCCTCAACCAAAAGCCCAATAAGAAGATCCTCATGTGGCTTGTTGGCCTGCAGAACGTCTTCTCACACCAGCTGCCCCGCATGCCTAAAGAATACATCACACGCCTCGTCTTTGACCC GAAACACAAGACTCTCTCTTTGATTAAAGATGGCCGTGTTATTGGGGGAATCTGTTTCCGGATGTTTCCAACTCAGGGCTTCACTGAGATTGTGTTCTGTGCTGTGACCTCCAACGAACAAGTCAAG GGTTATGGGACTCACCTCATGAATCATCTGAAGGAGTATCACATCAAGCACGAAATTCTCAACTTTCTCACCTACGCTGATGAATACGCCATTGGCTACTTCAAAAAGCAG GGATTCTCTAAGGACATTAAAGTGCCGAAATCCAAGTATGTGGGGTACATTAAAGACTACGAGGGGGCCACACTCATGGGTTGTGAACTGAACCCCTGCATCCCTTACACTGAGTTCTCTGTCATCATCAAGAAACAgaaagag ATCATTAAGAAGCTTATAGAGCGCAAGCAAGCACAGATTCGGAAAGTCTACCCTGGCCTGTCCTGTTTCAAAGAGGGAGTTCGTCAGATTGCCATTGAGAGCATTCCAGGAATCC GTGAGACAGGCTGGAAGCCTTTAGGGAAGAG CAAAGAGCTGAAGGATCCAGACCAGTTGTACAGCACCTTGAAGAACATCTTACAGCAGGTCAAG TCACACCAGAATGCATGGCCCTTCATGGAGCCTGTGAAGAAAAACGAAGCACCTGGTTATTACCAAGTCATCCGCTTCCCTATGG ACTTGAAGACGATGAGCGAGCGTCTAAAGAGTCGTTACTATACAACACGGAAGCTCTTCATGGCCGACATGCAGAGGATCTTCACTAACTGCCGAGAGTACAACCCTCCCGAAAGCGAGTACTACAAATGTGCCAACCTACTAGAGAAATTCTTCTACACCAAGATCAAAGAGGCGGGCCTCATCGACAAGTAA